The DNA sequence AGGGCTTCTCCGACCTGCAGAAGACGGATGGCTTGAAGGGTGACGAACAGCTTTCAGGCCTCAAGGTCGTCGATGACAAGACCTTCACCGTCGATATGTCTCAGCCTGATTCGACCTTCCCGATCAAGGTCGGCCATTATGTCTTCGCACCGCTGCCCGCTTCCTTCTACAAGGATCCCAAGGCCTTCGGCGAGAAGCCGGTTGGCGATGGCCCATACAAGGTCGTCCAGTGGGATCACAGCACCGATATCAAATTGGTGAAGAACAAGGATTACAAGGGTGTTCAGCCTGTCAAGAACGACGGCATCACCTTCAAGATCTACACCAAGGACGATGCGGCTTATGCCGACATTCAGTCCGGCCAGCTCGACGTCATGGAATCCATTCCCGCCGCCGACAGCAAGACCTTCCGCACCGATTCCAGCGTCCAGCCTTACAACAAGCCCGGCTCCGTCAACCAGATGTTCACCATCCCCTCTGACCTCAACCACTTCAAGGCTGGCACCGAAGAAGGTACCCTGCGCCGTCAGGCCATCTCCATGGCCATCGATCGCAAGGGCATCGTCGACAAGGTGCTCAATGGCTTGGACAAGCCGGCCGATGATTTCACTTCGCCGTTGACCCCTGGCTACAAGTCCGGGCTCAAGGGCAGCGAGAACCTGAAGTACAACCCGACCAAGGCCAAGGAACTGTGGCAGAAGGCCGATGCCATCTCCAAGGACACCGATCCCTTCACCCTGGCTTACAACGCCGATGGCGGTGCCAAGCCCGTCTTCGATGCGTTGGTCAATTCCATCAACAACGCGTTGGGCAGCAAGATCGCCGCCACCAACCCGATGCCGACCTTCCAGCAGTTCCGCGACGCGGTGGGCAACCACTCCATCAAGGGCGCTTTCCGTTCCGGCTGGCAGCCTGACTATCCTTCGGCTGAGAACTAT is a window from the Bifidobacterium sp. ESL0745 genome containing:
- a CDS encoding ABC transporter substrate-binding protein, giving the protein MKKKGLALAAVVCSAAMLLSACGGSGSSSSSSSKSTSGDKIITAYSSEPQNPLVPGNTNESEGAKPIQLAFSGLVTFDTKGNAKNEVAQSITPNANSTQYTIKLKPGWKFTDGTAVTAQSFTKAWSYTANAKNAQKGSSFFSTIKGFSDLQKTDGLKGDEQLSGLKVVDDKTFTVDMSQPDSTFPIKVGHYVFAPLPASFYKDPKAFGEKPVGDGPYKVVQWDHSTDIKLVKNKDYKGVQPVKNDGITFKIYTKDDAAYADIQSGQLDVMESIPAADSKTFRTDSSVQPYNKPGSVNQMFTIPSDLNHFKAGTEEGTLRRQAISMAIDRKGIVDKVLNGLDKPADDFTSPLTPGYKSGLKGSENLKYNPTKAKELWQKADAISKDTDPFTLAYNADGGAKPVFDALVNSINNALGSKIAATNPMPTFQQFRDAVGNHSIKGAFRSGWQPDYPSAENYLFQNFASGAADGNGSNDGGYKNPKFDALMDKAYAAKDQNEANGYYSEAQEILLNDLPAIPMYYKNNDGVASTKVSGFEMNWQGEPVYGELVRK